The Microbacterium foliorum genome has a window encoding:
- a CDS encoding TetR/AcrR family transcriptional regulator, with amino-acid sequence MRSAANDLTARARIRDAAIAAFARDGFDATSLRAIAAEAGVSAALIVHHFGDKNTLRAECDEYVVSVFIDDEHDLIEAPTGDRIRAALHDLDRYGRYVDYLSRMLVDGSPAADRLFDSFLASTRSVLAEQRDAGMLEPMSDPELTTLLVTLMGLGPVVMRSQIARALGTDQLSPAGLLRLTLPTLELLTHGIYSTTALLDSARNALSSEGTASEGDAS; translated from the coding sequence ATGCGTTCAGCAGCTAACGACCTCACCGCTCGTGCCCGCATCCGCGACGCCGCGATCGCCGCCTTCGCCCGCGACGGATTCGACGCCACGAGCCTGCGAGCGATCGCCGCGGAGGCCGGGGTCAGCGCCGCGCTGATCGTGCACCACTTCGGCGACAAGAACACCCTCCGCGCCGAGTGCGACGAGTACGTGGTCAGCGTATTCATCGATGACGAGCACGACCTCATCGAGGCGCCGACCGGCGACCGCATCCGCGCCGCCCTGCACGATCTCGACCGCTACGGCAGGTACGTCGACTACCTCTCACGGATGCTCGTCGACGGCTCGCCCGCCGCCGATCGACTGTTCGACAGCTTTCTGGCGAGCACCCGCAGCGTGCTCGCCGAGCAGCGCGACGCGGGGATGCTCGAGCCCATGAGCGACCCCGAGCTCACGACCCTGCTCGTGACTCTGATGGGCCTCGGCCCCGTCGTGATGCGCAGTCAGATCGCGCGCGCACTGGGCACGGATCAGCTGAGTCCCGCGGGGCTCCTCCGCCTGACGCTGCCCACACTCGAGCTGCTCACGCACGGCATCTACTCGACGACCGCGCTGCTCGACAGTGCCCGCAACGCCCTCTCGTCAGAGGGGACCGCCTCGGAAGGAGACGCATCATGA
- a CDS encoding quaternary amine ABC transporter ATP-binding protein: MSEIALEARNLYKVFGKNPSSAVRRLKAGESRSAVGDAGTAAVIDASFTVNRGEIFVIMGLSGSGKSTIIRMLNGLHEATDGSVVVNGDPITGIPAGRLREIRRDRISMVFQHFALLPHRTVAANVAYPLELKGVAKDERLKKAEEILALVGLEGQAEKLPSELSGGMQQRVGIARALAADSDILLMDEAFSALDPLIRREMQEQLLELQEKLQKTIVFITHDLNEAMFLGDRIAVMRDGRIVQIGTPEDILTDPANDYVEQFVQDVDRARVLTAANVMERPRPVVAETAGPRTALRQMRDAFMSATYVTGRDRKLLGIVTDRDAVKLVRRGVSTLESIIKPVPQSVSEDEVLMNLFVPSVESPLPLAVVDAAGRLTGVIPRITLLAALGPGPGATGEITVPLLPMPQAEIDAVLDDGWTADPQPAAGTTEEVR; this comes from the coding sequence GTGTCCGAAATCGCTCTAGAAGCGCGCAATCTGTACAAGGTGTTCGGGAAGAATCCGAGCAGTGCCGTCCGTCGACTCAAGGCCGGTGAGAGCAGATCCGCCGTCGGCGACGCAGGGACCGCCGCCGTCATCGACGCCAGTTTCACCGTCAACCGCGGCGAGATCTTCGTGATCATGGGCCTCTCCGGCTCCGGCAAGTCCACCATCATCCGCATGCTCAACGGGCTGCACGAGGCGACCGACGGATCCGTCGTCGTGAACGGCGACCCGATCACCGGCATCCCGGCGGGCCGCCTGCGCGAGATCCGCCGCGACCGCATCTCGATGGTGTTCCAGCACTTCGCACTGCTGCCGCATCGCACGGTCGCCGCGAACGTCGCCTACCCGCTCGAGCTCAAGGGCGTCGCAAAAGACGAGCGCCTGAAGAAGGCCGAGGAGATCCTCGCCCTCGTCGGCCTCGAGGGCCAGGCCGAGAAGCTGCCCTCGGAGCTGTCCGGTGGCATGCAGCAGCGGGTGGGCATCGCCCGCGCGCTCGCTGCGGACTCCGACATCCTGCTGATGGACGAGGCGTTCAGCGCGCTCGACCCGCTGATCCGCCGCGAGATGCAGGAGCAGCTGCTCGAACTGCAGGAGAAGCTGCAGAAGACGATCGTCTTCATCACCCACGACCTCAACGAGGCCATGTTCCTCGGCGACCGCATCGCCGTGATGCGCGACGGTCGCATCGTGCAGATCGGAACACCCGAAGACATCCTCACGGACCCGGCGAACGACTACGTCGAGCAGTTCGTGCAGGACGTCGACCGTGCCCGCGTGCTCACCGCCGCGAACGTCATGGAGCGTCCGCGCCCGGTCGTCGCCGAGACGGCGGGCCCGCGCACCGCACTGCGCCAGATGCGCGACGCGTTCATGTCGGCCACGTACGTGACCGGTCGCGACCGCAAGCTGCTGGGCATCGTCACCGACCGCGATGCCGTCAAGCTCGTGCGCAGGGGCGTGTCGACCCTCGAGTCGATCATCAAGCCGGTGCCGCAGAGCGTGAGCGAGGACGAGGTCCTGATGAACCTCTTCGTGCCGTCGGTGGAGTCGCCGCTGCCGCTGGCCGTGGTGGATGCCGCAGGGCGCCTGACCGGCGTGATCCCGCGCATCACCCTGCTCGCAGCGCTGGGCCCCGGCCCCGGTGCGACCGGAGAGATCACGGTGCCGCTTCTGCCGATGCCGCAGGCGGAGATCGATGCGGTGCTCGATGACGGATGGACGGCCGACCCGCAGCCGGCCGCAGGTACGACGGAGGAGGTGCGCTGA
- a CDS encoding ABC transporter ATP-binding protein, translating to MTDTVEIDRLHKRYGSRIALHELGLHVRPGTVFGLIGPNGAGKTTTLRTLVDVIRPSSGTVRVLGEDPRHGGAALRRRIGYVPGELHLEGRSSGHRMLSFYAQVSGMRDAATTLRTGRDLADRLGVDLSRPVRTLSKGNKQKVGLIQAFMHRPELLILDEPTSGLDPLVQREFLQMVREARDAGQTVLLSSHVLSEIQQTADEVAVLANGRVVADGDVASLRLGSIRRVRVEISTTDAAATRAGFDRVPGLSGIDATDADGILQLSGTIEGAIDPFIKALAPFEVRDLTVEEPDLEESVLRLYGDSAASAASVRSRGERRTGAAEPDAGSAVETRADPAVETRVDPAVETRAEARVETRAERRTRRSMRDGEGRR from the coding sequence ATGACCGACACCGTCGAGATCGACCGCCTGCACAAGCGGTACGGCAGCCGCATCGCGCTGCACGAGCTCGGTCTGCACGTGCGCCCCGGCACCGTCTTCGGGCTCATCGGCCCGAACGGCGCCGGCAAGACCACCACTCTGCGCACCCTGGTCGATGTCATCCGCCCCTCGTCCGGCACGGTGCGTGTGCTCGGTGAGGACCCGCGTCACGGCGGGGCGGCACTGCGGCGACGCATCGGCTACGTGCCAGGAGAACTGCACCTCGAGGGGCGATCGAGCGGCCATCGGATGCTGTCGTTCTACGCGCAGGTGTCGGGAATGCGCGACGCCGCGACCACGCTGCGCACGGGACGAGATCTCGCTGACCGCCTCGGCGTCGACCTCTCACGTCCCGTCCGCACGCTGTCGAAGGGCAACAAGCAGAAGGTGGGGCTCATCCAGGCCTTCATGCATCGGCCGGAGCTGCTGATCCTCGACGAACCCACCAGCGGCCTCGACCCGCTGGTGCAGCGCGAGTTCCTGCAGATGGTGCGCGAAGCGAGGGACGCGGGGCAGACCGTGCTGCTCAGCTCGCACGTGCTCAGCGAGATCCAGCAGACCGCCGACGAGGTCGCCGTGCTCGCGAACGGCCGAGTGGTCGCCGACGGCGACGTCGCCTCGCTGCGGCTCGGCTCCATCCGCCGGGTGCGCGTCGAGATCTCGACGACGGATGCCGCCGCAACGCGCGCCGGCTTCGACCGGGTTCCGGGGCTGAGCGGGATCGACGCGACGGATGCCGACGGCATCCTGCAGCTGTCGGGCACGATCGAGGGCGCCATCGACCCGTTCATCAAGGCGCTGGCCCCGTTCGAGGTGCGAGACCTGACGGTCGAGGAACCCGACCTCGAGGAGTCCGTGCTGCGGCTCTACGGCGACTCGGCGGCAAGCGCAGCGTCGGTTCGATCACGCGGCGAGCGCCGCACGGGTGCTGCCGAGCCCGACGCCGGGTCCGCTGTCGAGACCCGTGCCGATCCCGCTGTTGAGACCCGTGTCGATCCCGCTGTCGAGACCCGTGCCGAGGCGCGTGTCGAGACCCGTGCCGAGCGCCGGACGAGACGCTCGATGCGCGACGGGGAGGGACGGCGATGA
- a CDS encoding class I SAM-dependent methyltransferase, whose amino-acid sequence MDFPYSRLRRWPDVEADNLQAHDATDLLLVERALSLGIDGGEAVVIGDDYGAITLALAAAGLDGIRVHQDLATGRRALARNADELGLAGFSAHELDVALLGGARLVLLQLPKALAELDEIADAVARWAAPDVVLVAGGRVKHMTIAQNEVLGRRFAHVQAQHAERKSRLVVASEPRPVPAEPPFPVTAQHEGLVLVAHGGAFAGAKLDIGTRFLLEVLGPGGSQLSIGSQLSIDATPQGEGAPEAADPGNPCCVVNDHGSSPTPIVVDLGCGTGALAASYALAHPDARVIATDRSAAAVASARATAAANGVADRVTVMHDDAGSQIADASADVVLLNPPFHLGTSVHTGAATRLFEAAARILRPGGELVTVYNSSLGYRGELTRLIGTTEQLQRTPKFTVTRSVRR is encoded by the coding sequence GTGGACTTCCCCTACAGCCGCCTGCGCCGCTGGCCCGATGTCGAGGCCGACAATCTGCAGGCCCACGATGCGACTGATCTGCTGCTCGTCGAGCGCGCCCTGTCGCTCGGGATCGACGGAGGGGAGGCCGTGGTCATCGGTGACGACTACGGTGCGATCACGCTCGCGCTGGCCGCCGCCGGTCTCGACGGCATCCGTGTTCATCAGGACCTCGCGACCGGGCGACGCGCCCTCGCGCGCAACGCCGACGAGCTCGGGCTCGCCGGGTTCTCCGCCCATGAACTCGACGTCGCACTGCTCGGCGGGGCGCGGCTCGTGCTGCTGCAGCTGCCGAAGGCCCTCGCCGAGCTCGACGAGATCGCCGACGCGGTCGCGCGGTGGGCCGCCCCGGACGTCGTGCTCGTCGCCGGCGGTCGCGTGAAGCACATGACGATCGCGCAGAACGAGGTGCTCGGACGCCGCTTCGCGCACGTGCAGGCCCAGCACGCCGAGCGCAAGTCACGCCTCGTCGTGGCATCCGAGCCCCGGCCGGTGCCCGCCGAGCCGCCGTTCCCGGTGACCGCGCAGCATGAGGGACTGGTCCTGGTCGCCCATGGTGGCGCGTTCGCGGGCGCGAAGCTCGACATCGGCACGCGATTCCTGCTCGAGGTGCTCGGCCCCGGTGGTTCACAACTCAGCATCGGTTCACAACTCAGCATCGACGCCACCCCGCAGGGTGAAGGCGCCCCGGAAGCGGCCGATCCCGGCAATCCGTGCTGCGTTGTGAACGACCACGGGTCGAGCCCGACACCGATCGTCGTCGATCTCGGCTGCGGAACAGGGGCGCTCGCCGCGTCGTATGCGCTCGCACACCCGGATGCGCGGGTCATCGCCACCGACCGGTCGGCGGCGGCCGTCGCCTCCGCACGTGCCACGGCGGCCGCGAACGGCGTCGCCGACCGCGTCACCGTCATGCACGATGACGCCGGATCGCAGATCGCCGACGCGAGTGCCGATGTCGTCCTCCTCAACCCCCCGTTCCACCTCGGCACCAGCGTGCACACCGGCGCCGCGACGCGCCTGTTCGAGGCCGCCGCGCGCATACTCCGCCCCGGCGGCGAACTGGTCACGGTCTACAACTCGTCGCTCGGATATCGGGGCGAACTCACCCGTCTCATCGGCACCACCGAGCAGCTCCAGCGCACTCCGAAGTTCACGGTGACGCGCAGTGTCCGTCGCTGA